The Zerene cesonia ecotype Mississippi chromosome 19, Zerene_cesonia_1.1, whole genome shotgun sequence genome has a window encoding:
- the LOC119834724 gene encoding magnesium transporter NIPA3 produces the protein MPAVNSQYSSYILGLTLAISSSIFIGSSFVIKKIALNKITAKGNLRASAGGFSYLKQWMWWLGLATMGLGEAANLLAYAFVPASLVTPLGALSILVTAILSSKFLDEKLHFLGKIGCILCVIGSVILILHAPKSDVITNFPDIITRLSDSIFIFYVCTVFILVVIVRTFFAPKYGKTNITIYLIICSAIGSLTVVFCKAVALGIKDGINIYDTSIYTFFVLLVMAVFGIMVQLNYLNKSIDIFSTTIVTPVYYVMFTTLVILASSILFKEWQNMENKDVIGCVFGFIMLIIAVFTLNMFKDLKNVN, from the exons ATGCCTGCTGTTAATTCTCAATATAGTTCCTACATATTAGGACTAACTTTAGCAATATCATCTAGTATTTTTATAGGGTCTagttttgtaataaagaaaatagctCTGAATAAGATTACAGCTAAAGGAAACCTACGAGCATCCGCTGGCggattttcatatttaaaacaatggaTGTGGTGGTTAGGATTAGCTACAA TGGGCCTAGGAGAAGCAGCAAATCTATTGGCTTATGCATTTGTACCAGCATCTCTGGTTACTCCTCTGGGTGCATTAAGTATACTCGTTACAGCAATTTTATCGTCTAAATTTCTTGATGAAAAGCTGCATTTTTTGGGAAAG ATTGGATGCATTCTGTGTGTGATTGGATCTGTGATATTGATTCTACATGCGCCAAAAAGTGATGTTATTACCAATTTCCCTGATATAATAACTAGACTAAGCGatagcatttttatattttatgtgtgcactgtatttattttagttgtgaTAGTCAGAACATTTTTTGCTCCAAAATATGgcaaaacaaacataacaatttatttaattatatgttcaGCTATAGGTAGCCTGACAGTAGTCTTTTGTAAAGCAGTGGCTTTAGGTATTAAAGATGGaatcaatatttatgataccagtatatatacattttttgtactGTTGGTTATGGCTGTTTTTGGAATAATggtacaattaaattatttaaataagtcgATAGATATCTTTAGTACAACTATTGTTACACCAGTGTATTATGTGATGTTTACTACTTTAGTAATATTAGCATctagtattttgtttaaagaatGGCAAAATATGGAGAACAAAGATGTTATTGGTTGTGTGTTTGGTTTTATCATGTTAATCATTGctgtatttacattaaatatgtttaaggatttaaaaaatgttaattaa